GAAAACGTTGTAAAACGTATTACAAATCAACCTGCGGAAGTAACCGAATACAAAGACGTTCGTGAAAAAGAAACGCCACCCTTGCCTTATTCCCTTTCTGCGTTGCAAATTGATTCGGCAAAGCGATTCGGTATGTCCGCTCAAGCCGTATTAGATACTTGCCAACGCCTGTATGAAACTCATCGTTTGATTACTTATCCGCGTTCTGATTGTCGCTATTTGCCCGAAGAACATTTTGCCGAACGCCATAACGTATTAAATGCAATTTCAACCCATTGTGAAACTTATCAACGCTTACCAAATGTTATTTCAACTGAACAGAGAAATCGTTGTTGGAATGATAAAAAAGTAGAAGCTCACCACGCAATTATCCCGACAGCCAAAAATCGTCCAGTAAATCTAACACAAGAAGAACGTAATATTTACAGCCTTATCGCTCGCCAATATTTAATGCAATTTTGCCCTGACGCAGAATATCGTAAAAGCAAAATCACATTAAACATTGCTGGCGGTACCTTTATAGCTCAAGCGCGAAATTTACAAACCGCTGGGTGGAAAGAGTTATTAGGCAAAGAAGACGACACAGAAAATCAAGAACCCTTATTACCCATAGTAAAGAAAGGACAAATTTTGCATTGTGAACGTGGAGAAGTCATTAGTAAAAAAACTCAACCGCCAAAGCCTTTCACAGATGCAACCTTGCTTTCAGCAATGACGGGTATTGCGCGATTTGTACAGGATAAAGAACTCAAAAAAATCCTGCGAGAAACGGATGGATTGGGCACAGAGGCTACTCGCGCTGGCATCATTGAGTTACTTTTTAAACGCGGTTTTTTAACGAAAAAAGGGCGAAATATTCACAGTACAGAAACAGGAAGAATTTTAATTCAGGCATTACCAGATATTGCCACCCAACCAGATATGACAGCTCATTGGGAATCGCAACTCACAGACATTAGTCAAAAACAAGCAAGCTATCAGCAATTTATGCATAACTTGAATCAAATGCTGCCTGATTTAGTCCGTTTTGTAGATCTTAATGCATTAAGACAATTAAGTCGCATTAAAATGATTAAATCTGATAGAGCAAAACCTAAAAGTGCGGTAAAAAAATCGAGTAAATCAAACGGTGAAACTGATTAAAGTTAAACCAATTAATATTTTTTTTATGCAAAGCACTTGCGAGAAAATTGAATTTTCTATAACATTCACGACCAGTTTTCTTGCAAAATTGCAAATTAGAGAGAAAAAATGTATCAAGTTCTTTTATTTATTTATGTTGTTGTCGCGATTGCCTTGATCGGGTTTATTCTCGTTCAACAAGGTAAAGGAGCGAACGCTGGTGCATCTTTTGGTGGTGGCGCATCAGGTACAATGTTTGGCTCTGCTGGTGCAGGTAACTTTTTAACACGTACCAGTGCGATTTTAGCAACTGCATTTTTTGTTATTGCTCTTGTTTTAGGTAACATGAATTCACATAAAGGCAATATTCAAAAAGGTGCTTTTGACGATTTATCACAAGCTGCAGAGCAAGTTCAGCAACAACAAACTGCTCCAGCGAAAGAAAATAAAAATAGCGACATCCCACAATAAAATAGGATTAGCATAAAAATTAACGCTCTGGTGGTGGAATTGGTAGACACGCTATCTTGAGGGGGTAGTGACCACAGGTCGTGCGAGTTCAAGTCTCGCCCAGAGCACCATTTGACTAAACAAAGCCCCGCGAAACTAATCGTGGGGTTTTGTTTTATCCAGGTTTCACAAGGGTTTATAGCACTTTAACCCCTCATATCTAATCTTACCTAGTGGTTCTAAAAGCTGGCGATTTAACTACGCTAGACCACTCACAGGGAAAAGAACAAAAATAGCCTTAGGCGGTTATCCAGAATTATCGTTAGCAGATGCCCGTGCTAAACGTGAAGAATATCGTGCGTTACTTTCGAAAGGTATCGAACCACAAGAAGAAAAAATACGCATTCAACAATAATATGAAAACTGCTTAAAATATACTTTTCATTCTGTTGCAGAAAGTTATTTTTATGGCATTTATAAAGAAAAGGCTAAAAATTCAGAAACACGAGAAAAGAATTGGGAAAGATTGAAAAATTATATCTTCCCTTATATTGGTGATAAGCATCTATCAGAAATAAAAGTAAAAGAGTTAGTTAGCATTTGTGAAAAAATAGCAGATAGAAGTAACACGCTCAAAAAAAATACACCAGATTATCGGTGTAATAATGGATCGTGCGATAACACAAGGTATCATGGAAAGTCATAATTGCAGACTGGTTTTGAAAAACTATTAATTTGCTGATCTTTTTTAACGGCATTACGATTAAAAGAGACAGTAAGTGCGTAATAGTCAGAAATTGGTTTTAAAATGCTTGAATTTACTGACTTCGATTACATCTATAAGCAAATAGTTTTTGAGTTATTATCTAGTACATTAATTTTATTTTTTCAAGATAACAATAAATTCTTTTTCCGAAGTGTAATATTGTTCGACCAAAGCAACAGAATTTTCTTCGGCAAAAATAGAAAAATTTTCCACCGCACTTTCAATGTTTAAGATCAACATTAGTTCATCATTTTTATCCAAATTTTTTAAGGCTTTTTTGGCACTTAAAAGAGCAATTGGGCATCGAAGTGCGGTTAAATTGAGCTGATATTTCATTCTGTAACTTGACGACGAATGCTCATATTTTTACCCATTTCAGACAACACATCATCAGCTAAAAATTCTCGCCCCATCTCAAATAAAGGTTCTTCTAACGTAATATGACGTTCATAACCTTGAACAAAGCGTTCAATTAAATGTTCATCAATATTTTGACGTTGTTCAGAAATAAGTTCTTCTAACTGCGCAGATAATGCATTCCAATTTTCATGCAAATTTTTGTGCTGTTGTTCCAATTCATCAATGGCACTTTGTGCTTGCGGAGCCACTTTGACTAGTTGAGGGAAAAAATCTAATTCTTCATCATCGTGATGTAAAGGCGCGGCACGATTGAAATAGCTTAAAATCTGCTCAACATCATTTAATACAGCCTGAGTATAGCCGTGTTTTTCTAGATAATCAGGCAAAATGCTTAACTGACGACAAAAACGTTTTACCTTGCTATGGCAGGCATAAAGCATTTCAATAGGTTCATTCCATGTGGCGAATTGTTGAGGTTCAAGAATTTGCATAAAGTTTCCTTTGTTAAAAAGTGCGGTCAAAAAACGTTTCATTTTTCTACCGCACTTTCATTCATTATGATTTATCTGCTAATTGTAATGGCGGAACGGGTTTGCCCATACGAGCATAGAATTCTACTACAAAATCATCGAAACGATCATCTTCTATTGCTTGACGAATTTCAGCCATTAAACGTTGATAATAGCGTAAATTGTGAATGGTATTTAAGCGTGCGCCTAAAATTTCACCACACTTATCTAAATGATATAAATAAGCTTTGGTGTAGTTTTTGCAGGTGTAGCAATCACATTCAGGATCTAACGGACTGGTATCATCACGATATTTTGCATTACGGATTTTAACAATGCCATCAGTCACGAATAAATGGCCGTTACGTGCGTTACGGGTTGGCATTACGCAATCAAACATATCAATACCACGGCGAACACCTTCCACTAAATCTTCTGGCTTACCCACGCCCATTAAATAACGTGGTTTATCCGCAGGAATTTGTGGGCAAATATATTCTAAAATGCGGTGCATATCTTCTTTCGGCTCGCCAACAGCTAAACCGCCCACCGCATAACCGTCAAAGCCAATATTCACTAAGCCTTCTAGTGATACTTTGCGTAATTCTTCAAATACGCCGCCTTGAATAATACCGAATAGCGCATTTTTATTGCCTAATTCATCAAAGCGATCACGGCTACGTTTTGCCCAACGAAGTGACATTTCCATAGATTTTTTCGCATAATCAAACGTTGCAGGATATGGTGTACATTCATCAAAAATCATCACAATATCTGAGCCGAGATCATATTGAATTTCCATAGATTTTTCAGGCGAAAGGAAAATGCGCTCGCCGTTAATTGGGTTTTGGAATTTCACGCCTTCTTCTGTAATTTTACGTAATTTACCTAAACTGAATACTTGGAAACCGCCACTGTCAGTCAAAATCGGGCGATGCCATTGCATAAAGTCGTGCAAATCGCCGTGTTTACGCATAATTTCTTGCCCTGGACGTAACCATAAATGGAAAGTGTTACCCAAAAGAATTTCTGCACCTGTCGCACGCACTTCTTCTGGCGTCATGCCTTTTACCGTGCCATAAGTACCTACTGGCATAAATGCAGGGGTTTCTACACTGAACGTGCCTTGTGGACGCTCAAATACTAAACGACCACGACGAGCACTGCCGCTTATTTTATCTAATTCATACTTCATTTTAGCTCCAACGAATAAACAGTTCGAAGATTTTTATGAATAAAAAAGCCTGTTCAAAGTTACAGGCTTTATGCTATCATATTTTTAATGCTCTTTGAGCAGAGGCGGATCTGCTAAAATCAGTCCGCCAGTACGCACCTGACGGGCTGCTTAGTAGATCCTTCATTTGTAATCAAATTGAGGATAAAAACTATGATTAATCTTATTATTAAACTAGTCATTGTTATTCTACTTTGCCTACTATTGAAAGGTAGCGCTGGCAGGTAGATTCTCCGACACAAGGGATGGTTACAGCCATCTCTTGTTCTTTATTGTAGGTGCTGACTAATTACAAGTCAAACAACTTATTCTAATCCTTTTACATTTGGATTTTTAGTAATAAACATCGCATCACCATAACTGAAAAAACGATAGTGATTTTCGACCGCACTTTTATAAGCATTCATTGTATTTTTATAACCAGCAAAAGCTGAAACTAACATAATCAATGTGCTTTCAGGTAAGTGGAAATTAGTAATTAAGCAATCCACCACTCGGAATTTTTTCCCTGGATAAATAAAAATAGCGGTATCAGAAAAATAAGGCTCAATTAAATCAGGGTTGCCAAATTCTTCCGCAGAAAGTGCCGCACTTTCAATAGAACGAACGGAAGTTGTTCCCACTGCAATTACACGTTTGCCCGCTTTTTTTGTTGCAATAATCGCATTGCAAACTTCTTGAGAAACTTCCACGTACTCTGCGTGCATTACGTGATCTTCAATATTTTCCACACGAACAGGCTGGAATGTACCCGCGCCTACGTGTAATGTAACAAATTCAAAATTCACGCCTTTCGCTTTGAGTTTTTCAAGTAAATTTTCATCAAAATGTAAGCCCGCTGTTGGTGCCGCGACTGCGCCTGGGACTTTACTATAAACCGTTTGATAACATTCTTGATCAGCTTTTTCATCTGGACGGTCAATATAAGGCGGTAATGGCATATGTCCAATGGCTTGCAACACATCTAAAAGAGCGGTTGATTTATCACTTAATTCCACTTTAAACAACGAACTATGGCGTGCTGTCATTACCGCTTTAATGCCATTATTTTCGCCTAATTTATCTTCACCTAAAAATAATTCAGCCCCTTCTTTAGGGGATTTCGATGAACGAATATGCGCTAAGAAACGATGTTCGTCTAACATTCTCTCAACTAAAACTTCAATTTTTCCACCACTGGCTTTACGCCCAAACATTCTTGCAGGAATAACGTGCGTATTATTAAAAATCAACAAATCGCCTTCATCAATTAAATCTAATACATCAGAAAAAGTGCGGTGAGAAATTTCTCCGTTTTCGCCATTTAACTGTAATAAACGACAAGAAACACGATCAGTTTTAGGATAACGAGCAATTAATTTATCGGGTAAATCAAAGTTAAAGTCTGAAACACGCATAACAAAATTTAGGTTAAATAAAATAGGCGGTAAGTCTAGTTTGAATTGAAAATGATCTCAAGAAAAAATCTCCCCTCGGGGAAGATAAAATAACCAGCAATTATGCTGGTCATTTGGGATTAATTATAAATTTGCTTTTTTAGTTGCTTTTACGTTTACATCACAATTTTTAACGATGATGTTATCGCTAGATTTACCTTTTTGAATTAAATTTACAGGCACAACAGAATCAAATTTATCTAACGTTAAGCCACTATCTACATTCCAAACATAATCCCCAGAAACGAAACTTGTAAAGTCATTTTGTGATTTATCACGAGTAAAATCTTTCGCAATAATGCCATCGCCCACACTTACCATTGCAGCAACTGGTTCTTGGTTTTCAAATTGATACACAGCAGTCACAGTTTGTTTATTGCAGGAATATACAACTGTTTTATCAGTGATTGTTGGAAGTGTTTGCATTTCAGCTATTTGCGCAGATGATTTTGTCATTTCAGGTGCATCCTTTGCACAAGCAGATAATACAACTGCAGCAGCAAATGCGGGTAAAATTTTAGTTAAATTCATTATTAAATCCTCTTAATTAATCCCTATATAGGGTGCTACTTAGATACCTTTAATAAAATAAAGTTCCATTATTGGAATAAAAAAGGTGGGCTCTGATCTGCCCCACCTTGTTTATCAATAAACGATAAAATTATGTTGATTTTTACCAACGATACCCCAATTTCACGCCCACATTTTGCTGTTTGCCGAGTTGTGAACCTTGAGATTTTGAGATAAAAGCGGAAAGTTGGAAATGTAAAATTTCTGCCTTTAATCCCACTTCTTTTTGCCAATAACGCCCAAATGATTGTTGCAACATCGTGCGATTTACAGTGGTTTGTACGTTAGCGTTTGAAACATCAACATAATTGACGAAGAAATAAGGCTTAACGCTGATATTATTTGTCGGGGTAAACGTATAATCAACTCGAATGCCAGCATTATAGCGATTAAATGCAAGGCTCGGTGTTTGCACTTTCACTTCTTCAGATTGATAATTTTCACGTTCAATAAAATATCGATTAACACCCAAATAAGGCTGAATACCCAATTGCCCTAAACGGAACTGATAACTTGCATTCACACCATAATTTATCGCTTTTCGATGAATTTTTCGGCTTTGTTCTTCAGCCATTTTACTCGCACTAATTCCCGCACCCACGTTTACACCAAATTGTAAATCGCCCCATTGATATTGGGCAAAACCAGACATCATCGTTAATGTCGCGTGATTTTTAACCTGTTCGTCAAAGGTATTATCTGAACGGCTATGCGAGAAAACCGCCCCAATTCGTCCATTGGCTAAGGCTTTTTGCACCCCAATTTGACGCAAGTTCGTTTTCTGCTGATAAGCACGGAATGCATCAGAATCATAGCGTCTTTTATCCTGTGCGATATTTGTCCACACAGCAGATTGTGCTTGATCTACAAAAAGACGATCCAATTCATCTTGAACGGAAAGCATACTATTTACTGTTGCAGACAACTCCGATAACGCACTATTTGAGTAACGGCTGATCAATTCTTTTTGTTTGCGTTGTTTTTTCTCTTGTTCCTCTTGAGCTTGACGTTCTTTTTCTGTTTGCTGTTGTTGGACATTAATAACTTCAAGTGCGGCTTGTAATACGTTTAACTGGCTTTGATCAATCGGGGTATCAGAAAACGCTGCTCTCAATGCTCTTTTTGACCGCGCTTTTTTTGCCTTACTTGTTTGTGTTTCAGTAGTCAGAGCTTGTTTGGCTTCTAATGTTTGTTCTGCTTGCTCTGATCTTACTAAGTCATTGCGCAATTCCTGCTCTTTTATTGGGTTATGCAAGCGGAATTCGCCATCATTCTTCACTAATTTATAACGTAATGCACCTGCATCAACGTGGTCATTTTCTAAAGTAAATTTGAGTTTGTCTGATAACGGTTTATTATCTTTGCTTTCAACCAAAGTTAATTGCTCAAGGGCTTCGGGTTCTTTGCCTGTGTTGCGAACAGATAATGTGTAATCGCCCTCAGCGTCATTGGATAATTTTAATTTATCGCTTTTATAGCCAAATAAAGATGAAGTAAATTGGAATGTGCCTTGCCCGCTCAATTTACCATTTACTGTCAATGTGTTGAAACGATGTTCTGCCGATGTTGGCGTTGTTTCCGTCTCTAATGAACGGCGGTGACGTGGCGCATTATTTGAGCTAGCTGAATAAGCTGAATTTAACGTAACAGTACTATTATTTAGCGTTAAATTCTGCAATGTGGCATCGCTAGGCATTGTCCAAGTCGCATTTTCCAACGTCACTGTTGTGTCTTTGTCGCCCTGAATTTGGTGCGAAAAATGGCTGTTTTTTAAAGAAAATTGAGCAGAATCCGTTAAATTCACATTACCATTTAACGTGGCATTATCTACTGTTGCATTTGCGTGATTTGAAAGTTTGATATTGCCTATTTGGGTGGCATTGTTGCTCAATGTAAATTGGCTATGATTTATTAAAGTGACATTACCATTAAGTTTTGCTAAACCATGAATATTCACTGTTGCATTATCAGTTAAATTAATAGAGCCATTAATTTGTGTTGTCGGTATGGAATCAATAACTTTTGTATCGGTTAAATCAACTGTTTTACAAGTCGTTAATCCTGTCCAATCTGAACGCGTGCAAATGGTATTTTTCTGATTTGGCACAACACCAAATGTGGCATTTGCATTATTGCTGACTGTCCAATTTCCCTCAATTGAAGAAACATTGCGAGAAACCACCGCACTTCCGCCTTTAATTTGGAAGTTTTCAGCTTTAAATGTGCGGTTGATCCAATCGTCATCAATAACCACTTCGCCTTTAGGTCGCCCAAGCTCGTTTGGGCGATTTAAATGATTGTAAGCGTGTGGCGTTGGGCGACCACTAAACACTAAAGTGCCGCCTTCTTGAGTAATATTGCCTTTTAAATTTGTGCCACCTGAAAGTAGCAAAGTACGATCTTCTGTGGTTGGTTTATAAATAAGGTTTAATCGTCCATTGTGTTTATTTTTATCTGTTTCGCCAAACCAACCGTTGTAGGCAATTTCTTTGCTGTAATTAAGTTTATTAATATTATTTCCATTAGGTAGAACAATGCTTTCGTTCCCAGTAATAGTAATATTAGCGACTTGAGTTGTATTATGGTTCACAATCATCGCCCCCTCGTCCGTATTTTGGATACGTTTAAAGGTTAATGAATGCCCGTTAAGATCTAAGCGACCACCACGAAAGCCGAAATAAAATTTATCGGTATCAAATTGCTTGTCATCGTTTAATTGAACAGTCCCTCTGCCACTAACTAAGCCTATTTCACTAAAGGCTTGTTTTTTGTTTTGATCGTCTGCCTGCTGCTCTAAGATGACTTTACCATCTCCCACGCTGATCGAACCTTTATTTTCCCCTTTGGCTTTAACGTGTAATGTGCCTTTACCGATTTTAGAAAGGCGATCATTTTCAACGCCATTTACTTTCCAAGTAACGGTGCTATCTTCACTTACATGCACTCCAGCACCTTGCCAAGTTGCATTATTTTCTGAAGATACCGTAAAGTTACCCTCAAAATACAAACCGCCCGCACCTTGGTTGATGTTGGTTGATAAGGTAACAGTGCCGTTTTTTTGATCTCCGAAATACAGGTTTCCACCGTTATTCAAACGAGGCAGGTATATATTTGGACCTTGGTATTGGTAAACATCGTCTTTACCTTCGGCAGGTAATTTGTCGTCTTTTAAACCGATGCGGACTTCAGATGGTCTTCCTGTTTGTTGTTTGACAATGCCGCTGCCGTCGCCTTTGTCTGTAATGGTGTATGCACCATTGCCCGATGGGCTATAAAACGATGTACGCAAATCTTTTTCAAGGATTTCATCAAAAAAAGACTTGCGTACCAGTTGGAATGTATTCTCTGTCCCCGCCCAAGGGTTGCCGGTCCTCAATACGCCGTTAATCAACCATTTTTGTTTTTCCGAATCATAAATAAACATAGGCGAACCGCTGTCGCCGCTTGAGCCTGCAATAGGAATGGGGCCGTAATTGCCCGCTTGGCGCACATCGCCGCTCAGACTTGACCAGCCGCCCCCTGCTCCGCCTTGGTTGTGTGTATTGCCTGCTGTCAGGTAATGATATGCGCCGGCAACTTGGTCGCCGTTGTTTTGATCGTTTCGCCAAAACTGCCACCCGGAGCCGATACGCACGCGTTCGGGATATTTCGTCCTATCTGTATATTTGTTGCCGTTCATATCAGAAGTCATATCGATTGGGGTGGCTTCCGTAACAAATTTATGTAAGCGTGGGTTGTGGTAGTCTTTCTCATAAGGATGCGTTTGATCGTTTTTATAATTATTCCGTTTTGCAATCTTATAAGAAAAACGGTGCTGATCGGGATTGCTTCCCTCTGCACCAAAATCAACATCGCGATAACCTACATTATGCGCCACGCTCACAATATATTGATCGCCCACCAATGCCGCCACGCCGTTACGCGACACCACGGAAAAATCAATCATCGGGGCTTTTGTCATTGATGTGCCAACTAAATTTCCATTTTTATTGTAAACCTCAATATTTTTAGCCCCAACTGTGAACTTCCCTTTATTCTCGGCAAAATCACGATAATATTGGTAGTCAATCCCAAAATAAGTATGACCTGCCCACGCTTGCGATACTATCCCTAATGAAATGCAAGCGGTTAAAAAATTAAGACGAAATACAGTTTTTTTCATAATGTTTATTTAATTAAGTAATTTTTCGTATTAAAAAATACGTGGTTAAACGACTATTGAACAATAAAAGTGCGGTGATTTTCTAAGGGATTTCAGCTAAAAAACGAACTAAAAGGCACAAAAGAAAATAAATGAGTAAAACTATATAGTAATTAAGCCAAAATTTCTAGGTTTTTGCTTAATACTTAGTGGGTAATCTAATCTTGCGATGTGGTAATATTGTATATAATTTACATAGGCGACTAAAGTTAAAACAATATCACTAATAAAATAACCGCACTTTATGTGAGTTTTCTCTGAAAGTGCGGTCATTTTTTCTAAGATTTTTCTAAAATCGGTTTAAGGAAGCGAGCGGTGTGGGAGCTTTTTACTTTAGCAACTTGCTCTGGTGTACCCGTCGCAATAATTTGTCCGCCGCCACTGCCTCCCTCTGGGCCAAGATCGACAATCCAGTCTGCGGTTTTAATCACATCAAGATTGTGTTCAATGACGACGATAGTATTTCCTTGATCGCGTAATCGATGCAGTACTTCAAGTAATTGCTTAATGTCAGCGAAATGCAAACCAGTCGTCGGTTCATCTAGAATATACAAAGTTTTACCCGTATCACGTTTAGAAAGCTCAGTCGCTAGCTTAACGCGTTGGGCTTCACCGCCTGAAAGTGTTGTGGAAGATTGACCTAATCGAATATAGGATAATCCCACATCTATCAAGGTTTGTAATTTTCTTGCAATCATTGGAATCGCATCAAAAAACTCGCGAGCTTCTTCCACTGTCATATCTAAAACTTGATGAATTGTTTTGCCTTTATAACGAATTTCTAAGGTTTCACGATTATAGCGTTTGCCTTTACATTGGTCGCAAGGAACATAAACATCGGGCAAAAAGTGCATTTCAACTTTGAGTACACCATCGCCCTGACAGGCTTCACAGCGTCCACCCCTTACGTTAAAGCTAAAACGCCCAGGATTATAACCGCGCGCACGTGCCTCTGGCACACCTGCAAAAAGCTCGCGAATTGGGGTAAATAAGCCTGTATAAGTGGCTGGATTTGAACGTGGCGTGCGTCCAATCGGGCTTTGGTTAATATCAATAACTTTATCGAAATGTTCTAATCCCTCGATAGATTGATAAGGTGCGTAATCCGTCTTTTCGGCTCGATTTAATGCATTTTGCGCAAGTGGAAATAAAGTATCATTAATAAGTGTGGATTTTCCTGAACCAGACACACCAGTTACGCAAGTAAACAAACCAACGGGAATATCTAAATTCACATTTTTTAAGTTATTACCTGATGCACCTTTAAGTTTGAGCCATTTTTTCTTATCAAGTGCGGTGCGTTTTTTCGGGATTTCGATTTTATCTGCGCCCGATAAAAATTTTCCCGTGATGGAATTTGGATTGAGCATAATTTCATCGGCATTTCCTTGCGCAATAACTTGTCCGCCATGCACGCCAGCACCAGGTCCAATATCAATAATATGGTCAGCTGCACGAATCGCGTCTTCATCGTGCTCCACGACAATTACCGTATTACCAAGATTACGCAAATGAATTAACGTATTAAGTAAGCGTTCATTATCACGTTGGTGCAAGCCAATAGAGGGTTCATCTAATACATACATTACGCCAACAAGTCCCGCACCAATTTGACTCGCAAGGCGAATACGTTGAGCTTCACCGCCTGAAAGGGTTTCTGCAGAACGAGAAAGAGAAAGATAATTCAAACCAACATTGACTAAAAACTGCAAACGCTCGCGGATTTCTTTAAGAATTTTTTCCGCAATTTGCGCTTTTTGACCAGTGAGAGAAAGTGCGGTAAAAAATTCGAGGGTTTCGCCAATGCTTTTTTCCGCAATTATCGGCAAATTGGTTTTTCCAATATACACATTACGTGCTTCGGGTCGCAAACGAGAACCGCCACAATCTATACAAGGTCGATTGCTAATATTTTTCGCTAATTCTTCACGCACCGACATTGATTCTGTTTCTTTATATCGGCGAGCCATATTATTCAAAATCCCT
The Haemophilus influenzae DNA segment above includes these coding regions:
- the queA gene encoding tRNA preQ1(34) S-adenosylmethionine ribosyltransferase-isomerase QueA, which encodes MRVSDFNFDLPDKLIARYPKTDRVSCRLLQLNGENGEISHRTFSDVLDLIDEGDLLIFNNTHVIPARMFGRKASGGKIEVLVERMLDEHRFLAHIRSSKSPKEGAELFLGEDKLGENNGIKAVMTARHSSLFKVELSDKSTALLDVLQAIGHMPLPPYIDRPDEKADQECYQTVYSKVPGAVAAPTAGLHFDENLLEKLKAKGVNFEFVTLHVGAGTFQPVRVENIEDHVMHAEYVEVSQEVCNAIIATKKAGKRVIAVGTTSVRSIESAALSAEEFGNPDLIEPYFSDTAIFIYPGKKFRVVDCLITNFHLPESTLIMLVSAFAGYKNTMNAYKSAVENHYRFFSYGDAMFITKNPNVKGLE
- a CDS encoding integrase arm-type DNA-binding domain-containing protein, encoding MLPSGSKSWRFNYARPLTGKRTKIALGGYPELSLADARAKREEYRALLSKGIEPQEEKIRIQQ
- a CDS encoding phage integrase central domain-containing protein, producing the protein MYKEKAKNSETREKNWERLKNYIFPYIGDKHLSEIKVKELVSICEKIADRSNTLKKNTPDYRCNNGSCDNTRYHGKS
- a CDS encoding sulfurtransferase TusA family protein; its protein translation is MKYQLNLTALRCPIALLSAKKALKNLDKNDELMLILNIESAVENFSIFAEENSVALVEQYYTSEKEFIVILKK
- a CDS encoding DNA topoisomerase III; the encoded protein is MRLFIAEKPSLARAIADVLPKPHQRGDGFIKCGDNDVVTWCVGHLLEQAEPDAYDPKFKQWRLEHLPIIPEKWQLLPRKEVKKQLSVVEKLIHQADTLVNAGDPDREGQLLVDEVFSYANLAAEKRDKILRCLISDLNPSAVEKAVKKLQPNRNFIPLATSALARARADWLYGINMTRAYTIRGRQTGYDGVLSVGRVQTPVLGLIVRRDLEIEHFQPKDFFEVLAWINPESKEEKTREKSTALFSALWQPSKACEDYQDDDGRVLSKGLAENVVKRITNQPAEVTEYKDVREKETPPLPYSLSALQIDSAKRFGMSAQAVLDTCQRLYETHRLITYPRSDCRYLPEEHFAERHNVLNAISTHCETYQRLPNVISTEQRNRCWNDKKVEAHHAIIPTAKNRPVNLTQEERNIYSLIARQYLMQFCPDAEYRKSKITLNIAGGTFIAQARNLQTAGWKELLGKEDDTENQEPLLPIVKKGQILHCERGEVISKKTQPPKPFTDATLLSAMTGIARFVQDKELKKILRETDGLGTEATRAGIIELLFKRGFLTKKGRNIHSTETGRILIQALPDIATQPDMTAHWESQLTDISQKQASYQQFMHNLNQMLPDLVRFVDLNALRQLSRIKMIKSDRAKPKSAVKKSSKSNGETD
- the tgt gene encoding tRNA guanosine(34) transglycosylase Tgt translates to MKYELDKISGSARRGRLVFERPQGTFSVETPAFMPVGTYGTVKGMTPEEVRATGAEILLGNTFHLWLRPGQEIMRKHGDLHDFMQWHRPILTDSGGFQVFSLGKLRKITEEGVKFQNPINGERIFLSPEKSMEIQYDLGSDIVMIFDECTPYPATFDYAKKSMEMSLRWAKRSRDRFDELGNKNALFGIIQGGVFEELRKVSLEGLVNIGFDGYAVGGLAVGEPKEDMHRILEYICPQIPADKPRYLMGVGKPEDLVEGVRRGIDMFDCVMPTRNARNGHLFVTDGIVKIRNAKYRDDTSPLDPECDCYTCKNYTKAYLYHLDKCGEILGARLNTIHNLRYYQRLMAEIRQAIEDDRFDDFVVEFYARMGKPVPPLQLADKS
- the secG gene encoding preprotein translocase subunit SecG, whose protein sequence is MYQVLLFIYVVVAIALIGFILVQQGKGANAGASFGGGASGTMFGSAGAGNFLTRTSAILATAFFVIALVLGNMNSHKGNIQKGAFDDLSQAAEQVQQQQTAPAKENKNSDIPQ
- a CDS encoding hemerythrin domain-containing protein, with the protein product MQILEPQQFATWNEPIEMLYACHSKVKRFCRQLSILPDYLEKHGYTQAVLNDVEQILSYFNRAAPLHHDDEELDFFPQLVKVAPQAQSAIDELEQQHKNLHENWNALSAQLEELISEQRQNIDEHLIERFVQGYERHITLEEPLFEMGREFLADDVLSEMGKNMSIRRQVTE